From one Heterodontus francisci isolate sHetFra1 chromosome 17, sHetFra1.hap1, whole genome shotgun sequence genomic stretch:
- the LOC137379119 gene encoding uncharacterized protein, translating to MVMNGLLCGICFLGIMYPVAVDSSGNATPDIIPKKVLRGTNVVLRCPFSFNLNHSNVIVYWWRDGNKTFLQEDSRKLFSVKRGGAYLHLLNVTVPDAGTYYCVTKYQYHTVGETTGVQLVVYATPAPLKILSPPSEGVTCVPTSLQCRTSAFYPKDFNLSWHINGTELLTGFTNVQQTKTPEGLFEVISSLKVSQAIDRGTVYTCQLHHVSNLIPANASYTFSNEDCASKIDYVVIAGCAGGALVVLVLAIMIVKGLLFIISKGGKRTSLNTSQHADRKEREASEDKLMNASLFVVGSREREIPKQHEESREYAEAKQSTTDSNLTYLALNLTGSTKTAKSKHKETSLVYAAVKNSN from the exons TTGCTGTGGACTCCTCGGGTAATGCGACTCCTGATATTATACCAAAGAAGGTCCTCAGAGGTACAAATGTTGTTTTGCGATGTCCTTTCTCCTTTAATCTCAACCATTCAAACGTGATCGTTTATTGGTGGAGAGATGGTAATAAGACCTTTCTGCAAGAGGACAGCAGAAAACTCTTCAGTGTAAAGAGAGGCGGCGCGTACCTTCACCTCTTGAATGTGACTGTCCCGGACGCCGGAACGTATTACTGTGTAACCAAATACCAGTATCATACAGTTGGAGAAACAACTGGTGTGCAACTGGTTGTATATG CTACACCAGCTCCGCTGAAAATCTTATCCCCACCATCTGAAGGGGTAACATGTGTTCCTACGAGTCTCCAGTGCAGAACGTCTGCTTTTTACCCGAAGGACTTTAACCTCAGCTGGCATATAAACGGTACCGAACTCTTGACTGGATTTACGAACGTACAACAGACAAAGACCCCGGAGGGACTCTTTGAAGTTATCAGTTCCTTGAAAGTGTCACAGGCAATCGATCGCGGCACAGTTTACACCTGTCAATTACATCACGTTTCTAACTTAATTCCAGCAAATGCCAGCTACACCTTTTCTAACGAAG ATTGCGCCTCCAAAATTGATTATGTTGTGATAGCTGGATGTGCCGGTGGTGCGCTTGTAGTCCTAGTATTAGCCATTATGATTGTGAAGGGGCTTCTATTCATTATATCCAAAG GCGGGAAAAGAACATCATTAAATACAAGTCAGCATGCAGATCGG AAAGAACGAGAGGCATCTGAGGACAAACTGATGAACGCTTCTCTTTTTGTGGTCGGCTCAAGGGAACGTGAAATTCCAAAACAACACGAAGAAAGCAGAGAATATGCAGAG GCCAAACAGAGCACCACTGACAGCAACCTGACTTACCTTGCTCTGAATTTGACTGGTTCTACGAAAACGGCGAAGTCTAAACACAAAGAAACAAGTCTAGTCTACGCAGCGGTTAAAAACAGCAACTAA